The following are from one region of the Anabas testudineus chromosome 2, fAnaTes1.2, whole genome shotgun sequence genome:
- the cdv3 gene encoding protein CDV3 homolog isoform X2, translated as MADAPPEKSLDDFFAKRDKKKKKEKGKGKETAAGPASAVMKKNKKEKEKSAKSENQDAQIEKDEEWKEFEHKEVDYSGLRLQALQISDEKEEEEYEKEEVGEDGEIILISGDKVSGPWNKSGAAPPPPPAALVEDVEVPEAKPSGVYRPPGARLTTTRRGPTQGPPEIFSDTQFPSLLATAKHVETRKDREMEKTFEVVKHRNRGREEAIGASMQHLQLDNQYAILGDK; from the exons ATGGCGGATGCACCACCAGAGAAGAGTCTGGATGATTTCTTTGCCAAGCgggataaaaagaagaagaaagagaaagggaaggGCAAGGAGACTGCAGCCGGGCCCGCATCtgctgtgatgaaaaaaaacaagaaggagaaagaaaaatcgGCAAAAAGCGAGAATCAAGACGCACAGATTGAGAAG GATGAGGAATGGAAAGAGTTTGAGCATAAAGAAGTGGACTATAGTGGGCTCCGACTCCAAGCTTTACAGATAAG TGAcgaaaaagaggaggaggaatatGAGAAGGAGGAAGTTGGTGAGGATGGAGAGATCATTCTGATCAGTGGAGACAAAGTGTCTGGGCCCTGGAATAAGTCTggtgctgctcctcctcctcctcctgctgcactTGTTG AGGATGTAGAGGTGCCTGAGGCAAAGCCTTCTGGTGTATATCGCCCTCCAGGGGCTCGGCTGACCACCACCAGACGAGGCCCGACTCAAGGCCCTCCTGAGATCTTCAGTGACACACAGTTCCCCTCTTTACTGGCCACCGCCAAGCATGTGGAGACACGCAA gGATAGAGAAATGGAGAAGACCTTTGAAGTTGTAAAACACAGGAATCGTGGTAGAGAAGAGGCCATTGGCGCATCTATGCAACACCTGCAGCTTGACAACCAGTACGCTATCCTGGGGGATAAGTAG
- the cdv3 gene encoding protein CDV3 homolog isoform X1: MADAPPEKSLDDFFAKRDKKKKKEKGKGKETAAGPASAVMKKNKKEKEKSAKSENQDAQIEKEDEEWKEFEHKEVDYSGLRLQALQISDEKEEEEYEKEEVGEDGEIILISGDKVSGPWNKSGAAPPPPPAALVEDVEVPEAKPSGVYRPPGARLTTTRRGPTQGPPEIFSDTQFPSLLATAKHVETRKDREMEKTFEVVKHRNRGREEAIGASMQHLQLDNQYAILGDK, encoded by the exons ATGGCGGATGCACCACCAGAGAAGAGTCTGGATGATTTCTTTGCCAAGCgggataaaaagaagaagaaagagaaagggaaggGCAAGGAGACTGCAGCCGGGCCCGCATCtgctgtgatgaaaaaaaacaagaaggagaaagaaaaatcgGCAAAAAGCGAGAATCAAGACGCACAGATTGAGAAG GAGGATGAGGAATGGAAAGAGTTTGAGCATAAAGAAGTGGACTATAGTGGGCTCCGACTCCAAGCTTTACAGATAAG TGAcgaaaaagaggaggaggaatatGAGAAGGAGGAAGTTGGTGAGGATGGAGAGATCATTCTGATCAGTGGAGACAAAGTGTCTGGGCCCTGGAATAAGTCTggtgctgctcctcctcctcctcctgctgcactTGTTG AGGATGTAGAGGTGCCTGAGGCAAAGCCTTCTGGTGTATATCGCCCTCCAGGGGCTCGGCTGACCACCACCAGACGAGGCCCGACTCAAGGCCCTCCTGAGATCTTCAGTGACACACAGTTCCCCTCTTTACTGGCCACCGCCAAGCATGTGGAGACACGCAA gGATAGAGAAATGGAGAAGACCTTTGAAGTTGTAAAACACAGGAATCGTGGTAGAGAAGAGGCCATTGGCGCATCTATGCAACACCTGCAGCTTGACAACCAGTACGCTATCCTGGGGGATAAGTAG
- the kif9 gene encoding kinesin-like protein KIF9, translating into MKCSKTSTVPRCVSDGADTAQRREVSVFVRIRPTANFAHGLIECLPDGQTVNIYHRKDSRKLQDSKKGQLSSWSFRLEGVLQDVSQEEVYARVCQPVVQGALDGYNGTVMCFGQTGAGKTYTMTGSTESYKQRGIIPRALQEVFREVEKRTEHSISVHLSYLEIYNETLVDLLSPLQDSPQRPPRGMVVMEEPGRGVFIRDLSLHPVHSEEAALSLLFEGEMNRIIGSHAMNRNSSRSHCIFTLHIESRSQILSDAKYIASKLNLVDLAGSERLGKTGSEGQILKEATYINKSLSFLEQAILALADHRRDHVPFRQTKLTHALKDSLGGNCNTVLVANVYGEAAHIEETLSTLRFASRMKCVRSDPAVNEHIDPALQIRKLQKEVQMLKEELSIHNTLVNRPSTTYEPLSEAQQAEISSQVQRYLDGSLKEISITSIRQVHAVFAQFKLVVQEQKQKARAQLCQTNDLVGKDQRATAANKEWETRGFNEGVEAGSFGVSAQSQKQSQRPSSTKAKPLKSRDKQSQNKRQGDGSPVSRKRVESASKSKLTSVQMPEREQESQEPDTRSPDTQESHQPGSEPLYLEPPPSKSEVFEDFKLGQGNKINCILKENKAVLLERRSLLRQLTDEVNTVKREIDCTTAVIQQHNEIQETQGQYLLMEGEPEATLLLQLRELKALYRQRYEALRSIKAEVNYCQHLVDQCRVRLLSEFESWYKNTFLLPEDEVEITLDSTIAHKENHRQSLEHLENAPPDSSSAESFYNARCRTLKRRNSRVLSFTQVQTNLSAGSGQRRLLPLLPVT; encoded by the exons ATGAAATGTTCGAAGACGTCCACCGTGCCGCGGTGTGTTTCAGACGGAGCTGACACGGCTCAGCGCAGGGAGGTGTCGGTGTTTGTCCGCATCAGACCCACCGCCAACTTTGCTCATGGTCTCATTGAATGTCTTCCTGACGGGCAG ACGGTAAACATCTACCACAGAAAAGACTCAAGGAAACTCCAGGACTCCAAAAAAGGGCAGCTAAGCTCCTGGTCATTTCGACTGGAAGGGGTCCTGCAGGATGTGTCCCAAGAGGAGGTGTATGCCCGCGTGTGTCAGCCGGTGGTACAGGGAGCACTAGATGGCTATAACG GTACTGTTATGTGTTTCGGGCAGACAGGTGCTGGAAAAACCTATACTATGACAGGATCTACAGAATCATACAAGCAAAGAGGAATCATTCCACGAGCCCTCCAGGAG GTGTTTCGGGAGGTTGAGAAGAGGACTGAACACTCCATCTCAGTGCATCTGTCTTACCTGGAGATCTACAATGAGACCCTGGTGGACTTGCTGTCACCGCTGCAGGACTCACCTCAACGTCCTCCCCGGGGTATGGTGGTGATGGAAGAGCCGGGCAGGGGAGTGTTCATCAGAGATCTGTCTCTTCACCCAGTTCACAGTGAGGAGGCGGCACTGAGCCTGCTGTTTGAG GGTGAGATGAATCGCATTATTGGATCTCATGCCATGAACAGGAACTCATCTAGGTCTCACTGTATATTCACTCTACATATAGAG TCTCGCTCACAGATTTTGTCTGATGCCAAGTATATTGCATCCAAGCTAAACCTGGTGGACTTAGCTGGATCTGAGAGGCTGGGAAAGACTGGG TCAGAGGGTCAAATTTTAAAAGAAGCAACATACATCAACAAGTCCTTGTCGTTCCTGGAGCAAGCCATCCTGGCTCTGGCAGACCATCGCAGAGACCATGTTCCCTTCAGACAGACTAAACTCACACATGCCCTCAAAGACTCACTGG GGGGGAATTGCAACACTGTGCTTGTGGCCAATGTCTACGGTGAGGCTGCACACATAGAAGAAACT CTCTCTACTCTGCGTTTTGCCAGCAGAATGAAGTGTGTTCGGAGTGACCCTGCAGTTAATGAACACATAGATCCAGCC CTTCAAATCAGGAAACTTCAGAAGGAGGTACAGATGCTTAAAGAGGAACTGTCAATCCACAATACACTG GTGAATAGGCCAAGCACCACTTATGAGCCATTGTCTGAGGCCCAGCAGGCTGAGATCAGTAGCCAGGTTCAGAGGTACCTGGATGGAAGCCTGAAGGAAATCAGT ATCACAAGTATTAGGCAGGTCCATGCAGTGTTTGCCCAGTTCAAGCTTGTTGTGCA GGAACAGAAGCAAAAGGCGAGAGCTCAGCTTTGCCAAACTAACGACTTGGTTGGGAAAGACCAAAGAGCTACAGCTGCTAACAAG GAGTGGGAGACCAGAGGTTTCAATGAGGGCGTGGAGGCTGGCAGCTTTGGGGTGTCGGCTCAGTCACAGAAACAGTCACAGCGTCCAAGTTCAACCAAAGCCAAACCTCTGAAGTCCAGGGACAAACAGAG CCAAAACAAGAGACAGGGAGATGGGAGTCCTGTTTCAAGGAAACGAGTGGAGAGTGCCTCCAAATCAAAGCTGACTTCTGTTCAGATGCCTGAGAGGGAACAAGAGTCACAAGAACCAGACACCAGGAGCCCAGACACACAGGAGTCCCACCAACCTGGCAGTGAACCCCTTTACCTTGA GCCTCCTCCATCAAAATCAGAAGTGTTTGAGGATTTTAAACTGGGCCAAGGcaacaaaataaactgtatCCTTAAGGAGAACAAGGCCGTGCTGCTGGAACGCCGCAGTCTACTACGACAGCTCACTGATGAGGTCAACACTGTAAAGAGAGAGATCGACTGCACAACGGCTGTCATACAGCAGCACAACGAGATCCAAGAAACCCAAG GTCAGTACTTGCTTATGGAGGGGGAGCCAGAGGCCACTTTATTATTGCAGCTCAGAGAGCTGAAGGCCCTTTACCGGCAGAGATATGAAGCATTGCGCAGTATCAAGGCAGAGGTCAACTACTGTCAACATCTTGTGGATCAATGCAGGGTGCGCCTGCTCTCTG AATTTGAAAGCTGgtataaaaatacttttctgtTACCTGAGGACGAGGTGGAAATAACCCTGGATAGCACCATTGCACAT AAAGAGAACCACCGGCAGTCTCTAGAGCACCTAGAGAACGCACCTCCTGACAGTTCCAGCGCAGAGTCCTTCTACAACGCACGGTGCAGGACATTGAAAAGG AGGAACAGCAGGGTACTGTCATTTACTCAAGTGCAGACAAATCTGTCGGCGGGGTCCGGA